In Mesorhizobium sp. 113-3-3, a genomic segment contains:
- the tig gene encoding trigger factor, protein MQVTETLNSGLKREIKITVPAGDMEAKLMARLSDARNKVRINGFRPGKVPVHHLRKVYGKSFMAEVVNEILNDSTRSIITGRGEKAAMQPEVIMTEDEKEAEKILAGGTDFEFRLNYEVIPAIEIKDFSDIKVTRQVFDVPDAEIDDQVKRVAESARSYEPKTGKAAEGDRVSIDYVGKIDGEAFAGGAGTDQPLVLGSKEFIPGFEDQLIGTKAGDEKQVIVTFPENYQAAHLAGKEATFDVTVKEVSKPGELEINDETAKNLGLESLERLREIVRGQIESQFGSMTRQKVKRQLLDQLDAAYSFEAPSKLIDAEFNNIWAQVTRDLEAAGRTFADEETTEEEARAEYLRLAERRVRLGLVLAEIGEKAGVTVSDEELQRGLFEQVRRFPANQQQEAFEFYRSNPEALNALRAPMFEEKVVDHLLGQISVTDVKVSKEELMADDEEAETTTKAKPAKKAAAKKAEAKASEAGDEAEEPKKKAAPKKKAAKDAE, encoded by the coding sequence ATGCAGGTCACCGAAACGCTCAACTCCGGTCTCAAGCGCGAGATCAAGATCACCGTGCCGGCGGGTGACATGGAAGCCAAGCTGATGGCGCGGCTGTCGGACGCTCGCAACAAGGTTCGCATCAACGGCTTCCGGCCGGGCAAGGTGCCGGTGCATCACCTGCGCAAGGTCTATGGCAAGTCGTTCATGGCCGAGGTGGTCAACGAGATCCTCAACGATTCGACCCGCTCGATCATCACGGGCCGCGGCGAAAAGGCCGCCATGCAGCCCGAAGTCATCATGACCGAGGACGAGAAGGAAGCCGAGAAGATCCTGGCCGGCGGCACCGACTTCGAATTCCGCCTCAACTATGAGGTCATCCCGGCGATCGAGATCAAGGATTTCTCCGACATCAAGGTGACGCGTCAGGTGTTCGACGTGCCGGACGCCGAGATCGACGACCAGGTCAAGCGCGTCGCCGAATCCGCACGCAGCTATGAGCCGAAGACCGGCAAGGCCGCCGAAGGCGACCGCGTCAGCATCGACTATGTCGGCAAGATCGACGGCGAGGCCTTTGCCGGCGGCGCCGGCACCGACCAGCCGCTGGTGCTGGGCTCCAAGGAGTTCATTCCGGGCTTCGAGGACCAGCTTATCGGCACCAAGGCCGGCGATGAAAAGCAGGTCATCGTGACCTTCCCGGAAAACTACCAGGCCGCCCATCTGGCCGGCAAGGAAGCCACTTTCGACGTCACCGTCAAGGAAGTGTCGAAGCCGGGTGAGCTGGAAATCAACGACGAGACCGCCAAGAACCTTGGCCTGGAATCTCTCGAGCGCCTGCGTGAGATCGTGCGCGGCCAGATCGAGAGCCAGTTCGGTTCGATGACGCGCCAGAAGGTCAAGCGCCAGCTGCTCGACCAGCTCGATGCGGCCTATTCGTTCGAGGCGCCGTCGAAGCTCATCGACGCCGAGTTCAACAACATCTGGGCCCAGGTCACCCGCGATCTGGAAGCCGCAGGCCGCACCTTCGCCGACGAAGAGACGACCGAGGAAGAAGCCCGCGCCGAGTATCTGCGCCTTGCCGAACGCCGCGTGCGCCTCGGCCTGGTGCTGGCCGAGATCGGCGAGAAGGCCGGTGTCACCGTATCGGACGAGGAATTGCAGCGCGGCCTGTTCGAGCAGGTTCGCCGGTTCCCGGCCAACCAGCAGCAGGAGGCCTTCGAGTTCTACCGCAGCAACCCCGAGGCGCTGAATGCGCTGCGCGCGCCGATGTTCGAGGAAAAGGTGGTCGATCACCTGCTCGGCCAGATCTCGGTCACCGACGTCAAGGTCAGCAAGGAAGAGCTGATGGCTGACGACGAGGAAGCCGAAACCACGACCAAGGCCAAGCCCGCGAAGAAGGCTGCTGCCAAGAAGGCTGAAGCCAAGGCGAGCGAGGCGGGCGACGAGGCGGAAGAGCCGAAGAAGAAGGCCGCGCCGAAGAAAAAGGCCGCCAAGGACGCCGAATAG
- a CDS encoding DUF2189 domain-containing protein has protein sequence MTSFHVIAGASETLEHTKIRKIAVSDLFDALRRGVDDFMVKPSHIVFLCLIYPLVGVVLAAWTSGANALPLLFPLVSGFALVGPFAAIGLYEISRRREAGLDTSWRHAFEVRNSPALPAIAAVGIMLFAIFITWLLTAKMFYEYLFGPAPPESISSFINAIFATGRGWTLIILGHAIGFVFAVVVLCTTVVAFPLLLDRDVGAYEAIHTSVRVVLANPIVMAVWGLIVAVGLIIGSLPVFVGLAVVLPILGHATWHVYRKVVESPARPAS, from the coding sequence ATGACAAGCTTTCATGTGATAGCAGGCGCCAGCGAGACGCTGGAACATACCAAAATTCGAAAGATCGCTGTTTCCGACCTTTTTGACGCGCTCAGGCGGGGCGTCGATGATTTCATGGTCAAACCGTCGCATATCGTCTTTCTCTGCCTGATCTATCCGCTCGTGGGCGTCGTGCTCGCCGCCTGGACTTCGGGCGCCAATGCGTTGCCGTTGTTGTTTCCGCTGGTTTCCGGTTTTGCGCTGGTTGGCCCGTTCGCGGCGATAGGCCTCTACGAAATAAGCCGTAGACGGGAAGCCGGGCTCGACACCTCCTGGAGGCACGCTTTCGAGGTCAGGAACTCTCCGGCTCTGCCGGCCATCGCTGCGGTCGGGATCATGCTGTTTGCAATCTTCATCACGTGGCTTTTGACGGCGAAGATGTTCTACGAATATCTTTTCGGCCCGGCTCCGCCGGAATCGATATCCAGCTTCATCAACGCAATATTCGCCACCGGACGCGGCTGGACGCTGATTATACTGGGGCACGCCATCGGCTTCGTCTTCGCCGTGGTGGTGTTGTGCACGACGGTCGTTGCCTTCCCATTGTTGCTCGACCGCGATGTCGGCGCCTACGAGGCGATCCACACCTCGGTGCGCGTGGTCCTGGCGAACCCGATCGTGATGGCTGTCTGGGGGTTGATCGTCGCGGTCGGCCTGATCATCGGTTCGCTGCCGGTGTTCGTCGGGCTCGCCGTCGTGTTGCCGATCCTCGGTCACGCCACCTGGCATGTCTACCGCAAGGTTGTGGAGTCGCCCGCCAGGCCGGCGAGTTGA
- a CDS encoding GDYXXLXY domain-containing protein — MMTGKRLVISALVLALAQIGFLSWIIAGRAAILRNGKEVLLKIEPVDPRDLLRGDYIILGYDISRIPVKMIANIPAGKLSSDDTSIVVRLKKGADGYWTPTTAWFGKAPTPAAADEADIAGHVAEGWDLRSEGTTIAPDYGIERFYLPEGEGVAIQDDMRVRPFGIKLALASDGTAQIKALVDGDKTLFEEPLY, encoded by the coding sequence ATGATGACCGGAAAGAGGCTTGTTATCTCGGCGCTGGTCCTGGCGCTCGCCCAGATAGGGTTCCTGAGCTGGATCATCGCCGGCCGGGCGGCGATCCTGCGCAACGGCAAGGAAGTGCTCCTGAAGATCGAACCCGTCGATCCGCGCGACCTGCTGCGTGGCGACTATATCATCCTCGGCTACGACATTTCGCGCATACCGGTGAAGATGATCGCCAACATTCCCGCCGGCAAGCTCTCCAGTGATGACACCTCGATCGTCGTTCGCCTGAAGAAGGGCGCCGACGGCTATTGGACGCCGACCACCGCCTGGTTCGGCAAGGCGCCGACGCCGGCCGCCGCCGACGAGGCCGATATTGCAGGCCATGTCGCCGAAGGCTGGGATCTGCGCAGCGAGGGCACGACGATCGCGCCGGACTACGGCATCGAGCGCTTCTACCTGCCGGAGGGCGAGGGGGTGGCGATCCAGGACGACATGCGGGTGCGCCCGTTCGGGATAAAGCTCGCCCTTGCCAGCGACGGCACCGCGCAGATCAAGGCATTGGTCGACGGCGACAAGACGCTGTTCGAGGAGCCGCTGTACTAA
- a CDS encoding DUF1127 domain-containing protein: protein MNLIRNYRNWRVYRETVTELGRLSNRQLHDLGIVRDEIKIIARRAI from the coding sequence ATGAACCTGATCCGCAACTATCGTAACTGGCGCGTTTATCGCGAGACGGTTACCGAGCTGGGTCGCCTTTCGAACCGTCAGCTGCATGATCTCGGTATCGTCCGCGACGAAATCAAGATCATCGCCCGCCGGGCGATCTAA
- a CDS encoding heme-copper oxidase subunit III family protein, whose translation MAQTLTHIGQTEPRPTGWRGIAADWSSDQRAFKNVSWGKAMMWIFLLSDTFIFGCFLLSYMTARISTRVPWPNPSEVFALRIGGSDIPLILIAIMTFVLISSSGTMAMAVNFGYRHDRRKTAILMLLTAALGATFVGMQAFEWTKLITEGVRPWGNPWGAAQFGSCFFMITGFHGTHVTIGVIFLIIVARKVWRGDYDTGRRGFFTSRTGRYENVEIMGLYWHFVDLVWVFIFAFFYLW comes from the coding sequence ATGGCGCAGACACTGACACATATCGGCCAGACGGAGCCCCGGCCCACAGGCTGGCGAGGCATTGCCGCCGATTGGTCCTCGGATCAGCGTGCGTTCAAGAACGTGTCCTGGGGCAAGGCCATGATGTGGATATTCCTGCTCAGCGACACCTTCATCTTCGGCTGCTTCCTGCTCTCCTACATGACCGCGCGCATTTCGACACGCGTGCCGTGGCCCAATCCGAGCGAGGTCTTCGCTCTTCGTATCGGCGGCTCGGATATCCCGCTGATCCTCATCGCCATCATGACCTTCGTGCTGATCTCCAGCAGCGGGACAATGGCCATGGCGGTCAACTTCGGCTATCGCCACGACCGCCGCAAGACAGCCATCCTCATGCTGCTGACCGCGGCACTCGGCGCGACCTTTGTCGGCATGCAAGCCTTCGAATGGACCAAGCTGATCACTGAAGGGGTACGGCCCTGGGGCAATCCCTGGGGTGCCGCGCAGTTCGGTTCGTGCTTCTTCATGATCACCGGTTTCCACGGCACGCACGTGACGATCGGCGTGATCTTCCTGATCATCGTGGCGCGCAAGGTCTGGCGCGGAGACTACGACACCGGACGGCGCGGCTTCTTCACCAGCCGCACGGGCCGCTACGAGAACGTCGAGATCATGGGGCTGTACTGGCACTTCGTCGATCTGGTCTGGGTGTTCATCTTCGCATTCTTCTATCTTTGGTGA
- a CDS encoding cytochrome C oxidase subunit IV family protein, protein MAEATANGLGQHALHAATPAAAAGADVHQEHPIKLYLVVWAWLFILSTCSYLVDYFGLHGYLRWSLILIFMILKAGLIVAVFMHMAWERLALAYAIILPPILVVVFMTMMVFEADYTLFTRLAFFGSGP, encoded by the coding sequence ATGGCTGAAGCAACCGCAAACGGCCTCGGACAACACGCACTTCATGCTGCAACGCCGGCGGCCGCCGCCGGTGCCGACGTGCATCAGGAACATCCGATCAAGCTCTATCTGGTGGTCTGGGCGTGGCTGTTCATCCTCAGCACCTGCTCCTACCTGGTCGATTATTTCGGCCTCCACGGCTATCTCAGATGGTCGCTGATCCTGATCTTCATGATCCTCAAGGCAGGACTGATCGTCGCCGTCTTCATGCACATGGCCTGGGAACGGCTGGCGCTGGCCTACGCGATCATCCTGCCGCCGATATTGGTGGTGGTGTTCATGACAATGATGGTCTTCGAAGCCGACTACACGCTTTTCACCCGGTTGGCATTTTTCGGGTCCGGACCCTGA
- a CDS encoding DUF2157 domain-containing protein, with amino-acid sequence MAGYSTRVRSDIARWLQAGLIDAPTADALTRDVEANARKSISFGSILAIMAALLFGAAILIFVAANWDAIPRLARVAALFAIILGGYVGGAVLKTRDHAAIGEALWIVAAAAFGGSIALIGQMYHLSGDEAAALVTWGAGTALAAVALRSNPLTVASVGIADAWLFLKGFDYYSRSNFPHAFVVMAIVLFAVSFWTRSQAARHLIVLSLLFYLVLLAGNHATLPVAIPLVIVSAALFAAAVFAPEPVDRIVQLGGRLPLHALLGFLTGLAIIQFELADESTYNSGFAIASVVALAGIVAAIVLAGRESRGLRWLAYLGFAFELAMIYVVTLQSMLDTAGFFLAAAVLLGILAIVIIRVEKRMKGPATGGATA; translated from the coding sequence ATGGCGGGGTATTCGACACGGGTCAGATCCGACATCGCGCGTTGGCTGCAGGCCGGCCTGATCGACGCCCCGACAGCCGATGCCCTGACGCGTGACGTCGAGGCCAATGCGCGTAAATCAATCAGCTTCGGTTCGATCCTGGCCATTATGGCGGCGCTGCTGTTTGGCGCGGCCATCCTGATCTTCGTCGCCGCCAACTGGGACGCCATTCCGCGGCTGGCGCGGGTCGCGGCGCTCTTTGCCATCATCCTTGGCGGCTATGTCGGCGGCGCGGTGCTGAAGACGCGCGACCATGCGGCGATCGGGGAAGCACTGTGGATCGTGGCGGCGGCGGCTTTCGGCGGTTCGATCGCGCTGATCGGCCAGATGTATCATCTCTCCGGCGACGAGGCTGCCGCGCTCGTCACCTGGGGCGCCGGCACGGCCTTGGCGGCGGTCGCGCTGCGGTCGAACCCGCTCACCGTCGCTTCGGTCGGCATCGCCGACGCTTGGCTGTTCCTGAAGGGGTTCGACTATTACAGCCGCAGCAACTTTCCGCATGCCTTCGTCGTCATGGCCATCGTGCTGTTCGCCGTCTCGTTCTGGACCCGCAGCCAGGCCGCTCGGCACCTGATCGTCCTGTCGCTGCTCTTCTATCTCGTGCTGTTGGCCGGGAATCACGCGACGCTGCCGGTGGCGATCCCCCTGGTCATTGTCTCTGCCGCGCTTTTCGCCGCTGCCGTCTTCGCGCCGGAACCGGTGGACAGGATCGTGCAGCTTGGCGGCCGCTTGCCCCTGCACGCGCTGCTCGGCTTCCTCACGGGGCTGGCCATCATCCAGTTCGAACTCGCCGACGAGAGCACTTACAACAGCGGTTTCGCCATCGCCTCGGTGGTCGCGCTGGCCGGCATCGTGGCCGCCATCGTGCTGGCAGGGCGCGAGAGCCGCGGGTTGCGCTGGCTTGCCTATCTCGGCTTCGCCTTCGAACTCGCCATGATCTATGTCGTGACGCTGCAGTCGATGCTCGACACGGCCGGCTTCTTCCTTGCCGCCGCGGTGCTGCTCGGCATTCTTGCGATCGTCATCATCCGCGTTGAAAAACGCATGAAGGGTCCGGCAACGGGAGGAGCCACGGCATGA
- a CDS encoding DUF1127 domain-containing protein codes for MNLIRNYRNWRRYRDTVSELSRLSNRELTDLGISRSDIPYVARKAV; via the coding sequence ATGAACCTGATCCGCAACTATCGCAACTGGCGCCGCTACAGGGACACCGTGTCCGAGCTGAGCCGCCTGAGCAACCGCGAACTGACCGACCTCGGCATCAGCCGCAGCGACATTCCTTACGTCGCTCGCAAGGCGGTCTAA
- a CDS encoding c-type cytochrome, which yields MRAIVFSAAVSVSIFIAHSSQAQDAAAGEKVFTKCQACHIANEDKNKIGPSLHGVIGRTAGTHPDFKYSDAMIAAGKSGIKWDEPTLTTYLHDPKAMVKGTKMTFPGLKNDADVANVIAYLKTFSK from the coding sequence ATGCGCGCTATAGTGTTTTCCGCCGCGGTGTCCGTTTCGATCTTCATCGCGCATTCGTCGCAGGCACAGGATGCCGCGGCTGGTGAGAAGGTCTTCACCAAATGCCAGGCCTGCCACATCGCAAACGAGGACAAGAACAAGATCGGTCCATCGCTGCATGGCGTCATCGGCCGCACGGCCGGGACGCATCCGGATTTCAAATATTCCGATGCCATGATCGCGGCAGGCAAATCCGGCATCAAATGGGATGAGCCAACGCTGACGACCTACCTTCACGATCCCAAGGCCATGGTCAAAGGCACCAAGATGACGTTTCCCGGCCTCAAGAACGATGCAGACGTGGCCAACGTCATTGCCTATCTGAAAACGTTCTCCAAGTGA
- a CDS encoding heme o synthase — MSTRESRLKDTAIRLSEATAGDFFALLKPRVMALAVFTAFVGLMVAPGAMNPVIAVIAIGAIAIGAGAAGALNMWYDADIDALMSRTSKRPVPSGRVTPGEALGFGLVLSALSVMTLGVLVGWLAASLLAFTIFFYIVIYTMWLKRSTPQNIVIGGAAGALPPVIGWAAATGAIGVESLILFLIIFLWTPPHFWALALFKVGDYAAAGIPMMPNVAGPVSTRRQIFAYAVLLAPVGVLPWLLGFTSGYYGIASAALGAGFIWHSWKVLAASETELKPAKALFAYSIFYLFAIFAALLADTIAMRALISVGA; from the coding sequence ATGTCGACTAGGGAAAGCCGCCTCAAGGATACCGCCATCCGCCTCTCGGAAGCGACGGCGGGTGATTTCTTCGCGCTTTTGAAGCCGCGTGTCATGGCGCTTGCCGTGTTTACCGCTTTCGTCGGCCTGATGGTGGCGCCTGGCGCGATGAATCCGGTCATCGCCGTGATTGCAATCGGTGCGATTGCGATCGGAGCGGGAGCGGCGGGGGCCCTCAATATGTGGTATGACGCGGACATCGATGCGCTGATGTCGCGCACATCAAAGCGGCCGGTTCCGTCGGGCCGCGTCACGCCGGGCGAAGCGCTTGGCTTCGGCCTCGTGCTTTCCGCGCTTTCGGTCATGACACTCGGCGTACTGGTGGGCTGGCTTGCCGCATCGCTGCTGGCCTTCACCATCTTCTTCTACATCGTCATCTACACAATGTGGCTGAAGCGCTCGACGCCGCAGAACATCGTCATCGGCGGCGCGGCTGGTGCGCTTCCTCCTGTCATTGGCTGGGCCGCCGCAACTGGCGCCATCGGCGTTGAAAGCCTCATCCTGTTTCTGATCATCTTTCTGTGGACGCCGCCGCATTTCTGGGCGCTGGCGCTGTTCAAGGTTGGCGACTACGCCGCTGCCGGCATTCCGATGATGCCGAATGTGGCCGGCCCGGTTTCGACGCGAAGGCAGATCTTCGCCTATGCTGTGCTTCTGGCGCCGGTGGGCGTGCTGCCTTGGCTCCTCGGATTCACCAGCGGCTATTACGGAATTGCCTCGGCCGCATTGGGCGCCGGTTTCATCTGGCATTCCTGGAAGGTTCTGGCCGCTTCCGAAACAGAGCTGAAACCTGCCAAGGCGCTGTTTGCCTATTCGATCTTCTATCTTTTCGCGATCTTCGCCGCGCTGCTTGCCGACACCATTGCCATGCGCGCGTTGATCTCAGTCGGGGCTTGA
- a CDS encoding RidA family protein: MPLELINPDDLPVPEMYTQVVVATGTRLVFVSGQQPEDIHGKLVGHGDFAAQARLAFGNLGRALGAAGARPEQVCKITIYIVDYKRDEHVPIIEEAQIALFGDHKPANVVVGVAIMSPGYLIEVDATAVI, translated from the coding sequence ATGCCACTGGAACTCATCAACCCCGACGACCTGCCAGTTCCGGAGATGTACACGCAGGTTGTCGTCGCGACGGGAACCAGGCTGGTATTCGTCTCAGGTCAGCAGCCCGAAGACATACACGGCAAGCTGGTTGGGCATGGTGATTTCGCGGCGCAAGCGCGCCTGGCATTCGGCAATCTCGGCCGGGCGCTCGGCGCCGCAGGCGCACGGCCCGAACAGGTTTGCAAGATCACGATCTACATTGTCGATTACAAGCGCGACGAACACGTACCGATCATCGAAGAAGCGCAGATTGCGCTGTTTGGAGATCACAAACCGGCCAATGTGGTGGTTGGGGTGGCGATAATGTCCCCAGGCTATCTCATAGAGGTCGACGCGACAGCGGTCATCTGA
- a CDS encoding cytochrome c oxidase subunit 3: MSVILVFLLVIAGFAGWWLSHQRLMTKPWLEQGLAGDLVGLDRSALPTAKIGLGVFLAVVGCLFALFTSAYFMRMAVSDWQPLPLPRLLWLNTGVLVLSSVALQCTSVAARRGQIDTVKLGLATAGLTALAFLVGQLMAWRQLTADGYFLASNPANSFFYLITGMHGLHVLGGLVGLGRTTTSAWTGTRPERLRLGIELCAMYWHFLLFVWLAIFALLAGWAATFFDICRQLLT, translated from the coding sequence ATGAGCGTCATCCTGGTCTTCCTGCTCGTCATTGCCGGTTTTGCCGGATGGTGGCTTTCGCACCAGAGGCTGATGACGAAGCCATGGCTCGAGCAAGGTCTGGCCGGCGATCTTGTCGGCCTCGACCGGTCGGCCCTGCCAACCGCCAAGATCGGTCTCGGCGTTTTCCTTGCTGTCGTCGGCTGCCTGTTCGCGCTTTTCACCAGTGCCTATTTCATGCGGATGGCGGTATCGGACTGGCAGCCGCTGCCGCTGCCGCGCCTGCTCTGGCTAAACACCGGCGTGTTGGTCCTGAGCAGCGTGGCCCTGCAATGCACCTCGGTGGCGGCGCGCAGGGGCCAGATCGATACGGTCAAGCTCGGCCTCGCCACGGCCGGGCTCACGGCCCTCGCCTTCCTGGTCGGGCAGCTCATGGCATGGCGGCAGCTGACCGCCGACGGCTATTTTCTGGCCTCCAATCCGGCCAACAGTTTCTTTTACCTGATAACCGGGATGCATGGCCTGCACGTGTTGGGAGGACTGGTGGGTCTGGGCAGGACCACCACGAGCGCCTGGACTGGAACGCGGCCGGAACGGCTTCGCCTCGGCATCGAACTATGCGCCATGTATTGGCATTTCCTGCTCTTCGTGTGGCTTGCAATCTTCGCGCTGCTGGCCGGCTGGGCCGCGACGTTCTTCGACATTTGCCGGCAGTTGCTGACCTGA
- a CDS encoding aminoacyl-tRNA deacylase yields MTIATTLKDFIDGKGISYDTIAHHRTSTSRQSAIAAHVPGSIVAKSVVVHHELGYALAVVPSTHRIELGTLQDVMDKRLGLASEDEVTSLFADCDTGAIPPIGAPYDVPVIVDESLGDAADIYFEGGDHRTLVHVSGEDFRNLTMGAYRARFSHRAY; encoded by the coding sequence ATGACGATCGCAACCACACTGAAGGACTTTATCGACGGCAAGGGAATTTCATACGACACAATTGCCCACCACCGCACATCCACCAGCAGACAGTCCGCCATTGCGGCGCATGTACCCGGCAGCATAGTGGCCAAATCGGTCGTTGTTCACCACGAACTCGGCTATGCGCTGGCCGTGGTTCCCAGCACGCACAGGATCGAGCTCGGCACATTGCAGGACGTCATGGACAAGCGTCTCGGACTGGCCTCCGAGGACGAGGTGACTTCGCTCTTCGCTGATTGCGACACCGGCGCCATCCCGCCGATCGGCGCACCCTACGATGTGCCGGTGATTGTCGACGAAAGCCTTGGTGATGCCGCCGACATCTACTTCGAAGGCGGCGACCACAGAACGCTGGTGCATGTCAGCGGCGAGGATTTCCGCAATCTGACGATGGGCGCATACCGCGCCCGCTTCAGTCACCGCGCTTACTGA
- the trmFO gene encoding methylenetetrahydrofolate--tRNA-(uracil(54)-C(5))-methyltransferase (FADH(2)-oxidizing) TrmFO, giving the protein MSKNPIHIIGGGLAGSEAAWQAAQAGVPVVLHEMRPVRGTDAHKTDGLAELVCSNSFRSDDAENNAVGLLHAEMRLAGSLIMSAGDANQVPAGGALAVDRDGFSDAVTKRLEAHPLITIQREEVPGLPPADWDQAIIATGPLTAPSLAQSIAEATGADALAFFDAIAPIIHFDTIDMDTCWFQSRYDKVGPGGTGKDYINCPMDKDQYLAFVQALVDGQKTEFKQWEGTPYFDGCLPIEIMAERGVETLRYGPMKPMGLTNAHNPTVKAYAVVQLRQDNALGTLYNMVGFQTKLKHAEQVRVFRTIPGLENADFARLGGLHRNTYINSPTLLDTSLQLKSRPGLRFAGQITGCEGYVESAAIGLLAGRFAAAERLGQAPSLPPLTTAFGALLNHITGGHIVSDDEPGKRSFQPMNVNFGLFPPLEAGTKLRPEGFEGRFRGKDKSVAKKKATTARALADCRAWLGLPAQTQAAE; this is encoded by the coding sequence ATGAGCAAAAACCCTATCCATATCATCGGCGGCGGTCTCGCCGGTTCCGAAGCCGCATGGCAGGCCGCGCAAGCCGGCGTTCCCGTCGTGCTGCATGAAATGCGCCCGGTTCGCGGCACGGACGCGCACAAGACCGACGGCCTGGCCGAGCTGGTCTGTTCCAATTCCTTCCGCTCCGACGACGCCGAAAACAACGCGGTCGGCCTGCTGCACGCCGAAATGCGGCTGGCCGGCTCGCTGATCATGAGCGCCGGCGACGCCAACCAGGTGCCGGCCGGCGGCGCACTGGCCGTCGATCGCGACGGTTTCTCCGACGCCGTGACGAAAAGGCTCGAAGCGCACCCGCTGATCACCATCCAGCGCGAGGAAGTGCCAGGCTTGCCGCCGGCGGACTGGGATCAGGCAATCATCGCCACGGGGCCGCTCACCGCGCCATCGCTTGCCCAGTCGATCGCCGAAGCGACCGGCGCCGATGCGCTGGCCTTCTTCGACGCCATCGCCCCGATCATCCATTTCGACACGATCGACATGGACACCTGCTGGTTCCAGTCGCGCTACGACAAGGTCGGGCCTGGCGGCACCGGCAAGGACTACATCAACTGTCCGATGGACAAGGACCAGTACCTCGCCTTCGTCCAGGCGCTGGTCGATGGTCAGAAAACCGAATTCAAGCAATGGGAAGGCACGCCCTATTTTGACGGCTGCCTGCCGATCGAGATCATGGCCGAACGCGGCGTCGAGACGCTGCGCTACGGCCCGATGAAGCCGATGGGCCTGACCAATGCGCACAACCCGACGGTGAAGGCCTATGCGGTTGTCCAGCTGCGGCAGGACAATGCGCTGGGCACGCTCTACAATATGGTCGGCTTCCAGACCAAGCTGAAGCACGCAGAACAGGTGCGTGTGTTCCGCACCATTCCGGGCCTGGAAAACGCCGATTTCGCCCGCCTGGGCGGCCTGCACCGCAACACCTACATCAATTCGCCGACCTTGCTCGATACCTCGCTGCAGCTGAAGTCGCGCCCTGGCCTGCGCTTCGCCGGCCAGATCACCGGCTGCGAGGGCTATGTCGAAAGCGCCGCCATCGGCCTGCTCGCCGGCCGCTTCGCCGCCGCGGAAAGGCTCGGCCAGGCACCATCCCTGCCGCCGCTCACCACGGCTTTCGGCGCGCTGCTCAACCACATCACCGGCGGCCACATCGTCTCCGATGACGAGCCGGGCAAGCGCTCCTTCCAGCCGATGAACGTCAATTTCGGCCTGTTCCCGCCGCTGGAGGCTGGCACGAAATTGCGTCCTGAGGGTTTCGAGGGCCGCTTCCGCGGCAAGGACAAATCGGTTGCCAAGAAGAAGGCGACGACGGCACGGGCGTTGGCCGACTGCCGTGCATGGCTCGGCTTGCCGGCGCAGACCCAGGCAGCGGAATAG